The region GTTGGGTTTGAATCTGTCCTCAAatacagacacagcagctgcagctccagaacctaaaaccagaaacaaaaattagactttttttgtgcttACTCAGGTTCTGTGTGGCCGGGTTAGGGTTAACCACATTCATTCAGATTGATTTTTCTGGTCAATATAGTAAATAAACTTTCTGCCAAACCTGCTCACCACACACGTAAATAACACAGTAAGCTAAAGACGTGAACACATACCCATGGTGAGGAAAGGCAGCTTGTCATAGGAGCCATGTGGATAAACACTGTACAGGTGAGCTCCAGTCACATCAACTCCTCCAACAATCAGAGACGAACCAACGTGACCCTGGTACCTGAAAAACCAGACAAACATCAGCAGAcagatgtgaaataaaaataataaaaatgtattcaatTCTAACTGGTGCTGTAAAGCACTGAGGtgtgattttgtatttgtacAAGACCATGTGATGTTTCACTATTCTGTTCACTACCATCCTCTACATTCCTCAGCCCCACAGAGGAATTATTTTCCTCATGGACGTAGAAAGGACCAGACATCCGAAAAGATTTTTTAATCCCATGTACATCACAGAGGAGCACATaagctctgttttatttctatatctgcagtttttttttttttttttttttttttttttttttaatatacatgcacaaacaatgAATATGTATAGTATTATATTGCATAGTTGGCAAAAAGAACTCTGaagaattttgaaaaaaatatatagagaaATATGTGTTACCAATTGTTGTGAACACAGAAACCCAAGAAAAacccaagaaaaacaaacctgaacaGCATCTGTTTCAGCTGTCGGGTTACCATGGCGACAAGAGGGGGTCGCCCAGTGTTGAGCGTATGCAGTTCCACGTTGGATGCCATGATCTGCGTGGTGATCTCTGCATCTGCAGCCACGCCGGCCCCACAACAGCTACAGAACGTGCAAGACAGAGTTCAGTTTCATTAACATAGTAACCAACATAGGTTACTATGTTGGTCTGAAAAACCTTACTTTGTGACAGTAAAGTCATATAATCTCAATAAACTAAACAGTATTTAAAAAGGGAATATATAACATTATAAAAAGGTATATAATATCTTTAATGTTATGTAATATGTAGCATATACTATTTAAATTATAATGATTattgtatataaaatatatttatatgatGATTCATTATGTCAGGAATGCTACAGTAACAGCAGGCAAGCTGGCTTATCCCAGTCAACAAGGATGAATGAACAGTCTTTACCCATTAAATAGCTGATGTATAACTACACTGTCCCTCACATAAACATACAATCATATGTATAAACCCATGAAAGTAACACCCCAGTGCACATTGGGATTTAGCCCTTGAACTGATctattcaattcagttcaactCAGGTTTATTTATAACACGctttccacaatcaaaattgctgggtgaaaggaggacagaggacacagccAGACTTCTCCTGCTGTGGAGAAGATGAGCAAACTCTGGTTTCACTCACTAGATCTTTGGAGCGATGTAGTGAATCTTCATGCAGTTTTTGTCAGCCACCACCATGTCGTCCGTTGCCCTGGTGTCTGCTCCCAGAATGACTCCATCCTGTGGGGACAAGGACAGGATTTACTCACCACAGCTAGCTGATGTCCACAGTTCACTTCCTAAACACCAAAACAGCTTTGATTTTGGTTTTGTAGACCAACCACAGCTGATTCTAGTCTCAGTCGGAGACATGTCCAGGTGGTTACATggacatttacagtaaatgtgggACTTCATTTTCACTTGGTTCAGCGTGGatataaaacaacacagaggagcagtAACTGTGGGCCAGCAGTCCCATCACTAATACATATattattaatgtgtttgtgtatttggaAGCAAAGGCCATGTGCTGTTGATCACTGTCACTAatctgtgttagtgtgttaaGAGTGaggtgaaaacactgaagacaCATCTTCACCTTGTAAACAATCCCAGCGATGGTGGTTCCCGTCTTCCTGGCACTGGGAGCTTTGTAGCCGAGCTCTGAAAAATTGGACTCCAACACTGCATTCCTGGAAATGATGAatgagtgtgagacagacatATGGCTGACCgcattatataaatatatatatgtttcattatatatatatatatatatatatatatatatatatatatatatatatatatatatatatatatatatatatatatatatatatattttttttttttttttttttttttttatatattatgtacatgtttattttcattgcttTGCTTGAAAACTATTTGATGACTGCAGTGAAGTAAAAAGGTCCATATCTTCCCTTGGAATTATAAAGAAGGAACAGTAGGAAGTTTCACAGAATTCAAGCATCTGAACATTAAAATTGTGTCTATTTTCCAGGTTTTCCAGGTTTTGGTGCATCTCCATTTGATATTTACTACTAATACGTCTGTTTATGTCATGTCTGTCCATCTTGGCAGAAGAATTCTAAGGTTTTGTTCTTATCTAAATGAAGTATTGTTGACTTGGATGGAAACTCTTTATGAACATGGCTGTGTTGTTCTTTGTGCCACAGACGGACTTCATCTCCCTATAGTAACATCACAAGAAGGCTGCGGTGACACTGAGGTTACGACAGGAGAACGATCTCAGAACTTTGTAAACTCAGTATAAAGAGCAGACACTACAGTATACGGCCCTCTGTCAGAGTAATAGCTTCCTCCTGAGCACAGCTTTAGCCTCAGCAGAGACAGATGCAGTGTTTCCTTACCTGCGGCTGTTTTCAAAGTTGAAACCTCCAGTCTGCTGCTCACAGGGCTTCAAACTGTGCAGCATCTTCAGCGTGAAGACAGAGGAGACGAAGGGTGAAGCCAAGAGCTgcctctgaaaataaaaaccttaCAGCTTTGTGGCAGGCCGTGTGTCAGCGCTTTTCATGggtatttttttgcttttactttcacttcagCACAAGCCAAGCCTCTCTGCTCCcccactgtaaaaaaaagtatCCACATCAACCAGACGTTTGTTCCTATATGTATACTTTGAAGTAGTGATTCTTTATCAGAAAGCCTGGCAGTGCTGATGAAGTAGAGGAGAAAGTCCACTTTTCTCCCTGTTTAGTTCCATGTAACAGACCCATGAGACATTAACACGAACTGCTGAATTATATTTACTGACATTTCTTGCAgtgtactaaaaaaaaaaaaaaaaaaaaaaaaaaaaaaaaaaaaaagtgcctgtTAAGATGGAACTGGAGGCCTAAGATGTCGGCTCAGGTGACACATGTCCCTTAGTTTAAACACCTAcctttgcttttcctctttGCTCTTTGAAAGTAGCTTTAAAGATTAAAACTCAGTCCCCAGCTTCAGCAAAGTGAGGATTTGGCAGATAATTTATAGTTTAGTTTGCAAATCAAGGTAATACCACCACTGCTACCACTaacaacatttgaaatgtttattattattttaaaacaacaacaataacctCAAGGTTCCTTGTTTCTTGGTGTTTTAGTTGGGGCCAAACACTAAAAGATACTGTTGATGTCTAAAGCATCAAAGTGTAAAATCCAGCCCACAACGTGCTGTTAAAGAAAGTTACGCTCCACCTTAAACTCCTGAATTTCGCATCTCATTGTCTTGTCACACACTCTTCCTAAAGGTCGCCTCATTGTATCACAGAGACTCATTTACGAGCTAAATATTTGTATTAATAAATTTTAGACTAACGATTTGAgttgatttttaaatttatgcTTTCACCAACAGTGTCTCTGTTAAGTATAactactgtttttatttatgcagtCATTTTCTAGGTGACTGAGAAACATAAGGCGTCGTGTCTTTATCAGAAATGAGtgtgtggctcttaaaagagccttTGTGTTTCTAGTTGGCAGCCGCAGCTTTACTTGGCCTTGGCGGGCTTCTCGGTCTTCTTGGGCAGCAGAACAGCCTGGATGTTGGGCAACACACCTCCCTGAGCGATGGTCACTCCGCCCAGGAGCTTGTTGAGCTCCTCGTCGTTACGGACGGCCAGCTGCAGGTGGCGGGGAATGATACGGGTCTTCTTGTTGTCGCGGGCAGCGTTTCCAGCCAACTCCAGGATCTCAGCGGTCAGATACTCCAGCACAGCAGCCAGGTAGACGGGGGCGCCGGCACCCACACGCTGCGCATAATTGCCTTTGCGCAGCAGCCTGTGGACACGACCCACTGGGAACTGGAGTCCAGCGCGAGAAGAGCGGGACTTTGCCTTGGCTCTGGCTTTTCCACCGGTTTTGCCGCGTCCGCTCATTTTGGTTGTTTACTTTCAACACTCTGAACTCAAAGAAACTGTGTCTCAACCAGACGAAAACCCTCCTTTATATATCCGCAGAGCGCGCGGGAAGGTTGGTGCCACACCA is a window of Toxotes jaculatrix isolate fToxJac2 chromosome 16, fToxJac2.pri, whole genome shotgun sequence DNA encoding:
- the LOC121195976 gene encoding histone H2A-like; its protein translation is MSGRGKTGGKARAKAKSRSSRAGLQFPVGRVHRLLRKGNYAQRVGAGAPVYLAAVLEYLTAEILELAGNAARDNKKTRIIPRHLQLAVRNDEELNKLLGGVTIAQGGVLPNIQAVLLPKKTEKPAKAK
- the psmb10 gene encoding proteasome subunit beta type-10, which encodes MLHSLKPCEQQTGGFNFENSRRNAVLESNFSELGYKAPSARKTGTTIAGIVYKDGVILGADTRATDDMVVADKNCMKIHYIAPKIYCCGAGVAADAEITTQIMASNVELHTLNTGRPPLVAMVTRQLKQMLFRYQGHVGSSLIVGGVDVTGAHLYSVYPHGSYDKLPFLTMGSGAAAAVSVFEDRFKPNMELEEAKQLVRDAIAAGIFCDLGSGSNVDLCVITEAGVDFLRGYDKPTTKGKREGQYRYKPGTTAVLTKTVTPLSLDVVDQSVQIMDTE